In the Triticum aestivum cultivar Chinese Spring chromosome 2B, IWGSC CS RefSeq v2.1, whole genome shotgun sequence genome, ctattagatatggtgcgtaccatgatgtctcttatcgaattaccactatcgttcatgggttaggcattagagacaaccgcattcactttaaatagggcaccacgtaattacgttgagatgacaccgtgtgaactatggtttagagaaacctaacctgtcgtttcttgaaagtttggggctgcgacacttatgtggaaaagtttcaggttgataagctcgaacccaaagcggataaaatgcatcttcataggacacccaaaacagttggttatacctcctaattcagatccgaaagcaatagggattgtttctggaatcgggtcctttctagaggaaaggtttgtctcgaaagaattgagtgggaggatggtggagacttgatgaggttgttgaaccatcacttcaactagtgtgtagcaggtcacaggaagttgttcctatggcacctacaccaattgaagtagaagcttatgatagtgatcatgaaacttcggatcaagtcactatcaaacctcgtaggtcgacaaggatgtgtactgcttcagagtggtacgtaatcttgtcttggaggtcatgttgctagacaacaatgaacctacgagctatggagaagcgatggtgggcccggattccgacgaatggctcgaggccataaaatcagagaaaggatccatgactttggaagaaatacttgatggtcgtaaggccgttgggtacagatggattttaaaaggaagacagacaatgatggtaagtatcaccattaagaaagctcgacttgtcgttaagatgttttccgacaagtttaaggagttgactacgatgagactttctcactcgtagcgatgctaagagtctgttgggattatattagcaattactgcatgatttatgaaatcttgcagataggatgtcaaatcattgtttcctcgacgatatccttgaggaaaggttgtatgtgatacaaccagaaggttttgtcaatcctgaagaacgctagcaaatattgcaaagctccatcaatccttctaaggactggagtaagcatctcggagttggaatgtacgctttgatgagatgatcaaagattttgggtttatacaaagtttatgagaaacttgtatttccaaagaagtgagtgggagcactatagaatttctgatgagtataagttgttgacatattgttgatcagaaatgatgtagaatttctggaaaacatatagggttatttgaaaggtgtttttcaatagaaaacctggaataagctgcttgaacattgagcatcaagatctatgaggatagatcaaaaaacgctaaatggtactttcaaatgagcacatacatttacatgatcttgaaggtgttcaagatggatcagtcaaagaaggagttcttgcctgagttgtaaggtatgaagttaagagttaaagctcgaccacgacagaagagagagaaaggacgaaagtcgtcccctatgcttcagacgtaggctctatagtatgctatgctgtgtaccgcaccggaagtgtgccttgccatgagtcagtcaaggggtacaagaatgatccaggaatggatcattggacagcggtcaaaattgtccttggagtaaataaaggacatgtttctcgattatggaggtgataaagagttctgcgtaaagggttacgtcgatgcaagctttaacacctatccgaatgactctgagtagcaaaccggatacatatagtggagaaaccatttggaatagctccaagtggagcgtggaagcaacatttacaatatgacatagagaattgcgaaatacatacggatctgaatgttgcagatccgttgactaaaacctctctcacaagcaaaacatgatcaaaccccagaactcattgagtcttaatcacatggtgatgtgaactagtttagtgacactagtaaactctttggatgttggtcacatggcgatgtgacctgtcaatgttaatcacatggcgatgtgaactagattattgactctagtgcaagtgggagactgttggaacaatgccctagaggcaataataaattagttattattattatatttccttgttcatgataatcgtttattatccatgctataattgtattgataggaaactcagatacatgtgtgggtacatagacaacaccatgtccgtagtaagcctctagttgactagctcgttgatcaatagatggttacgatttcctgaccatggacattggatgtcgttgataacaggatcacatcattaggagaatgatgtgatggcaagacccaatcctaagcctagcacaaagatcgtgtagttcgtatgctaaagcttttctaatgtcaagtatcatttccttagaccatgagattgtgcaactcccggataccgtaggaatgctttgggtgtaccaaacgtcacaacgtaactgggtggctataaaggtgcactacggctatctccggaagtgtctgttgagttggcacgaatcgagactgggatttgtcactccgtgtgacggagaggtatctctgggcccactcggtaggacatcatcataatgtgcacaatgtgaccaaggggttgatcacgggatgatgtgttatggaacgagtaaagagacttgccggtaacgagattgaacaaggtatcgtgataccgacgatcaaatctcgggcaagtaacataccgctagacaaaaggaattgtatacgggattgattgaatcctcgacatcgtggttcatccgatgagatcatcgtggaacatgtgggagccaacatgggtatccagatcccgctgttggttattgaccggagaatgtctcggtcatgtctgcatggttcctgaacccgtagggtctacacacttaaggttcgatgacgctagggttatagggaatagatatacgtggttactgaatgttgttcggagtgtcGGATGAcatcccgaacatcacgaggagttccggaatgatccggaggtaaagatttatatatgggaagtcctgttttggtcaccggaaaagtttcgggtgctatcggtaacgtaccgggaccaccgggagggtcccgggggtccaccaagtggggccaccggccctagagggaagcgtgggccaagtgtgggaggggaccagccccaggtgggctcgTGCGccctcccaccagggcccaaggcgcctagggtttgggggaaccctaaaagggggcgcccccctttgccttggggggtaaggcaacccccctggccgctgccccctccttagattggatctgagggggccgacccccctctcccttgcccctatatatatgtggggggtggggagggcagccgcacccaagttctggcgcagccctccccctctcccaagtcctcctcctctcccgcggtgcttggcgaagccctgcaggattgccacgctcctccaccaccaccacgccgttgtgctgctgctggacggagtcttccccaacctctccctctctccttgctggatcaaggcatgggagacgtcaccgggctgcacgtgtgttgaacgcggaggtgtcgtccgttcggcactaggatcttcggtgatttggatcacgacgagtacgactccttcaaccccgttctcttgaacgcttccgcttagcgatctacaaggatatgtagatgcactctccttctcctcgttgctagtctctccatagatagatcttggtgactcgtaagaaaattttgaatttctgttacGTTCCCTAACATTTGGATGGGccggggtgtcggagtcctacgtggATTCTATCCCGACTCCCACAAAGCCCCCGCATTCGTCTTGAGTTTGCCGAGAAAAGTATGTCCGGACCGCTCAGCGGACCGATATAGACAAACCCGCATTGGATGGCAAAGCATGTCCGGACCGCGCGGTCCAGACAATTGCGGGCAGCTTAGGGCCCCTCCTTGGATATGCCCTTAGGCACTTTAGTATATGTATAGATAGATAAGTTAGCATATGTGAATAAATGTAATGGATTATTTCATCTTACCGTGTTTGTCATAGGTTGGTCAGCATATATAATTTTGTAGGTGCTTTTCTACATATAGTCTAGAAATTCTAATTTGGAGGTCATTGTCGCAGCCACTCGCTTGTGTGACCAAAACATTATACataaagatgtgtctttttatcatATTAAATACAAAAGTTGAACATGCCTGCTCAGCTCGTTGGTATAGACTCACATATTATCTTTATGGTAGCTCTAGAGATGAAGTACATTTGAAGGAAAGAAAAAGAATGGTGCCACAAGCAAAAAGGGCAACCAATAAACCTACACCTAAAGCTTTGCTTGCAAACTTTTTGTGTAATCATTTAGCTAAGAGCATGTATAATTAATAAGCTGATGTAAGCGGGCTACAAAGatttaaaaattctgtttttaatgagttggaagagagagaagaggagaaaaAAGAGAAACAGTAGATTTATggctttgtgagaatgaaaggcgGGTCTTATATTAATAAAGTAGTACTTCTATATAGTTAACTATTATAAGTGTTGGCTATTACGCTGCGTATAGACGACATGACAACATTGTTATAGGCAGCAAAAaactatattattaaccatgctctaatttCTCCCCGCTGAATCCAATCATTGGCTCACACCTCACCCCGTTACCCTCCACACTCCGTAATCTTGTCTCCAACTCATGATGGCTCGAcgtcatcgatttcatcatcaatTGCATCATTTATGTATTAAGTCTTTGTGTGGATGAACTGCTCTATGGTTGATTGGCTGAGCCCAATGTGTCATATCATATACGCACATGTATATATGACTTGTTTAACATCGAATCCTAGCTGATTAGGACTGATCACTTAATCAATAGATGAGTGCGGAGGGTGCAAATGATTAGACATCTTAAGCTAGAAAAGATTTCCTCCGCTAAAAAGCTACAAAAGAATTTAAATTTATGAAAACCAGTCTTCTAATGCCGTGACGTTGCTCTATTTGCTTTTTGTTTTGTGCACATAGCCATTATAATTTATTTTCCACATGCACCTAACAAATAACTGCTCTCTTCTTTCCTTCTGGCATGTTTTTGTTGTTGCCCAACGGACTTTAATTTCTATGCCCTATTGAACTTGATGTATGGATGTgttggttgctttatttataaaacgCAGTGATAGACTTTTTTGACTGTAGCCACTCCCATGTTTTTCATGGAAAACCGATCACATCGTTGTCTTGTCTTTATATCCCTCTCGGGTGTGAACTGAACCTAACTTATGGTTAGGTTCTTTATGCTGGTACCaatttaggccttgtacaatgggaggtgcttaggggaggtgtttagagaaataaatcaggcttttcttaagcaccggtgcttatttgtatagGATAGATGCTTAACTAAGCGTTTCTCTTGTAGAAAttggcaccggtgcttcagaaaaaaccGGTTTACttttctaagcatctctctaagcacctctcattgtacaaggccttatcaGAGTTCAAGTTCTTTCACTGGTGCTTGCATTATTTCAATTTATACCAGCTTTTCTAGTGATGTTCATTTAATGGAAGAAAGTGTTCTCATTGACTTTGTCTATAAAGTTGAGTGTATGTGTGCATGTACTTCCTTCGTTTTTATTTGCCGCATATTATCTTTGGTCAAAGTCAATGtttataaactttgacaaagtttataaacaaatATATTTACATATATAAtaacaaatcaatatcattagatttattatattgttatgataaatgtttatattgttttctataaactatatcaaactttataaaatttgactttagtcaatTTTAACATACAAAGTAAATAAAAACGAGGCAGTACCTGCTAATAGGCTTATTTATATCGCCCAATCCATGGCCATACAATGATACAACAAACACGGTCGAACGCAAAATAACAGTTTCGCTACTCTGCTCCGGCGATCAAAATGGAAGGCCGCGGAGTCCAGATCGTATCTCGGCGTATGCTCAAGCCAGATTATCAAACGAGCTCCCTGCCGGGGGAGCCTGAGACCGTCCACCTGACGCCATGGGACCTGCGGCGGATCACGGTGGACTACATCCAGAAGGGGGTCGTCCTGCCCAAGCCTCCTGCCGGCGCACACGCAGTCGAACACCTCGCGTCGTCCTTCGCGCGCGCCGTGGGCCGCTTCTACCCCCTCGCCGGCCGCTTCACCGTCGCGCCGGGGGCCACCGACGACGACGGGGCGCCGTCACCTCGGCCGAGCTTGACGATCTCGCTCCGCTGCGGCGACGAAGGCGCCGAGTTCGTCCACGCCGTGGCGCCCGGGGTGGCTGTCGCCGACATCGCCGGCCCGCTTCACGTCATCCCACGGGTGGTGTGGTCCTTCTTCCCTCTCAGCGGGATGCTCGGCGCCGACGCCATCGTCGACCCCGGCCGGCCGGTCCTGGCCGCGCAGGTCACGGAGCTCGCCGATGGCCTCGTGGTCGCCATGTCGCTGAACCACGGCGCCGCCGACGGGACCACGTTCTGGGACCTGTTCAACGCATGGTCGGATATcagccggagccgcgccgccgccaacGGAGACATCTCCACGGTGGCCCCACCTCCTAAGAGATGGTTCCTCGACGGCTGCACCGTGCCGATCCCTCTCCCCTTTGCCAGGGTGGAGGACATCGCCAGGCGGTTCGAGTACCCGCCGGTGCAGGAATGCTCGCTCCGTTTCTCGTCGGAGAGCGTGAAGAAGCTGAAGGCGAAAGCGAACGCTGAGATGGCCACCGGCACAGCCACCATCTCCTCCTTGCAAGCCGTGCTTGCACATCTATGGCGAGCAATGTGTCGGGCCCGTGGGCTCGCGCCGGACCAGGAGACGACGTGCGCGCTCCCCGTGGGATGCCGGACACGCGTGAAGGGCATGTTGCAGGGTTATCTGGGCAACGCGGTGACGCGAGTCGCAGGCAGGTCCACCGTCGGCGAGATACTGGGCGatggccggctgggctgggcggcGTGGCTTTTGAACCAGGCCGTGGCTGCTGTCGACGAGGCGAGCGTGAAGGACGAGCTCGCGGCGTGGGCTGCTAACCCCGGCTTCAAGTACTTGTCCGAGTACGGCCGATTTCCTCCTGCGGCGATGGTGGTCACCGGATCGCCGCGGTTCGACGTGTACGGCAACGACTTCGGGTGGGGCAGGCCGGTAGCCGTCCGGAGCGGCGCCGGGAACAAGGTGGACGGGATGGTCACGGTTTACGAGGGCGGCGAAGGGGCAGGGAGCATGGAGCTGGAGGTGTGCGTCGCCCGTGATGCGCTCGCCAGGCTAGTCGCCGACGAAGAGCTGATGGACGCGGTGGTAGGAGAGGGTCGACGTACTGATCCGCAGTGGTAGGTGCAAGGTGCACCAATGCGTCGAAGGAGTTTGCCGTTCAGATACAATGGAACTCTACTGTATTATTTTTCCTAAAAAGAGTATATTGCAAAGTGGATAATATGTTTCAAAATTTCTGCTCATGTCTACGCCAGACTCCATTATTAGCACATACGCCCGTGCGTTATAACGAAAGAAAATATGATGCATTTTCAAATTTAGTGAATCAAATATGTGAAAACATCTCATCAAAACCTTTTCTGTGtagcacaaatgcccgtgtgtTGTAATGGCTCAAGAccccctcctccacctccttcaTTACCCATCATCGGCATTACGACATAAACAAACTCCTTGGAATCCCCCATGCTCCACATGAGAAACAACATAAATATTGAAAGCGTTTACAAAGACCGTCTATCTCTGGTTAATATAATGAAGAAAACTGTGGAGTTTGTGTCACACACAACAGAAACTCCCAAGTCCGGCTGCTTGTACTTTGGCGACGGCCGCTAGCGGGTTGAATggaaaaataaaagcaaaaaattGCTTTCTTCTCAGAAAAATATAGCACATGACCAACAAAAAATTGAACACTTTTTATTATGATTTAGACATAGTTTTTTTGCATGTGTCATATGTAATATTTTTCTTTTGAGTTAAACAGTTCTGACATGCTAAATATTAGTATCACATTATCGTGTCTTAGTTATTGACAACAATTCGGATATAAAGTAGTTCAtgagcgaaccaacctgtggtttgATGGTTAGGAGGATAGCGGTATCCCCaccccatcagggttcaagtcctggtgctcgcattatcctggatttatttcaggatatAGGGTGATGTGCATTCTGTGAAAGAAGACGTTTCCGTTGACTACAGGCGCTTGAGGTGACTTCGTCAatgatgatatgccggctcagtctctcaaatatgctcataggagtagggtgttgatacgtctccaacgtatctataatttatgaagtattcatgccatgtttaaaatagttttatatcattttggtatgatttg is a window encoding:
- the LOC123040107 gene encoding uncharacterized acetyltransferase At3g50280-like, translating into MEGRGVQIVSRRMLKPDYQTSSLPGEPETVHLTPWDLRRITVDYIQKGVVLPKPPAGAHAVEHLASSFARAVGRFYPLAGRFTVAPGATDDDGAPSPRPSLTISLRCGDEGAEFVHAVAPGVAVADIAGPLHVIPRVVWSFFPLSGMLGADAIVDPGRPVLAAQVTELADGLVVAMSLNHGAADGTTFWDLFNAWSDISRSRAAANGDISTVAPPPKRWFLDGCTVPIPLPFARVEDIARRFEYPPVQECSLRFSSESVKKLKAKANAEMATGTATISSLQAVLAHLWRAMCRARGLAPDQETTCALPVGCRTRVKGMLQGYLGNAVTRVAGRSTVGEILGDGRLGWAAWLLNQAVAAVDEASVKDELAAWAANPGFKYLSEYGRFPPAAMVVTGSPRFDVYGNDFGWGRPVAVRSGAGNKVDGMVTVYEGGEGAGSMELEVCVARDALARLVADEELMDAVVGEGRRTDPQW